The DNA sequence GTTGCCACGCGATCAACGGCAACCCGATGGCGCTGAGCAACATCGGACCGAACCTGACGCACTTCGCCAGCCGGCACACGCTGGGCGGCGGCCTCTTCCCGAACGACGACCGGCACCTCGCACGCTGGATCAAGAACGCCAAGGCGATGAAGCCGGGCGCGCAGATGAACGTGATCGGCGTCGGCGAATACGACCCCATCCTCAAGGGTCCCGTCACCGCGGGCCTCACCGATGCGCAGATCGCCGATGTCGTGGCGTACCTGCGGTCGCTCAAGTGACCGGGAGAAACTGACCAATGGCTAGCATTGCTGCCCCCACGCACGCCGGCTCGGTGTCCACGCCGGCGGAGCAGACCGGGATCTGGAGCTGGATCACAACGGTCGATCACAAGCGGATCGGCACGCTGTACCTCTGGACCGCACTGATCTTCTTCCTGATCGGCGGCTTCGAGGCCGTCCTGATCCGCACGCAGCTCATGCGCCCGAACATGGGCTTCGTGAGCGCCGAGACGTACAACCAGCTGTTCACGATGCACGGCACGACGATGGTGTTCCTCGCCGTCATGCCGCTCTCGGCCGCGTTCTTCAACTATCTCATCCCGCTGCAGATCGGTGCGCGTGACGTCGCCTTCCCGCGGCTCAACGCGTTCTCGTACTGGGTGTACCTGCTGGGCGGCATCTTCATCACGATGCCGATCCTCTTCAAGGTCGCGCCGGACGGCGGCTGGTTCGGCTATGCGCCGCTGACGACGAACCGGTTCTCGTCGGGCCCCAACATCGACTTCTGGGTGCTGGGCCTGCAGATCCTCGGCGTGAGCTCGCTGGCCGCGGCGTTCAACTTCATCACGACGATCATCAACATGCGGGCGCCGGGCATGAGCCTGATGCGCATGCCGATGTTCACGTGGATGTCGTTCGTGGTGCAGTTCCTGATCATCCTCGCGTTCCCGCCGATCACGGTGGCGCTGTTCTTCCTGCTGATGGACCGCTTCTTCGGGACGAACTTCTACGCCATCGCCGCCGGCGCCGACCCGCTGCTGTGGCAGCACCTGTTCTGGGTGTTCGGCCACCCCGAGGTGTACATCCTGATCCTGCCCGCCTTCGGCCTCGTGTCGGAGGTGCTGCCGACCTTCTCGAAGAAGCCGCTGTTCGGCTACAACGTGATGGTCTACTCGGGCATCATGATCGGCTTCCTCGGCTTCGGCGTCTGGGCCCACCACATGTTCGCGGTGGGCATGGGCGCGGTCGCGGACTCGATCTTCTCGCTGATGACGATGCTCATCGCGATCCCGACGGGCGTGAAGATCTTCAACTGGATCGCGACGATGTGGGCGGGCGAGATCCGCTTCACGGTCCCGATGAAGTTCGCCATCGCGCTCATCGCGATGTTCACGATCGGCGGCATCTCGGGCGTGATGCACAGCTCGCCGCCGTCCGACCTGCAGCAGACGGACACGTACTTCGTGGTGGCGCACTTCCACTACGTGCTGTTCGGCGGCTCGATCATGGGCATCTTCGCCGGCATCTACTTCTACTATCCGAAGATGACCGGCCGGCATCTCGACGAGACGCTGGGCAACTGGCACTTCTGGCTGAACTTCATCGGCATGAACCTCACGTTCTTCCCGATGCACTTCAGCGGCCTCACCGGTATGTCGCGCCGCATCTATACGTACGACGCCGGCCAGGGCTGGGACCTGTGGAACCTGCTCGCGACCTACGGCACGTACCTGCTGGTGGTGGCGACGTCGGTGTTCGTGTGGAACTTCGTCCGCAGCCGCACGCGCGGCGCGATCGCCGGCAACGACCCCTGGGGCGCGGCGACGCTCGAGTGGTCCATCCCCTCGCCGCCGCCGGAGTACAACTTCGCGCAGCTGCCCGAGGTGACGTCGCGCTATCCGCTCTGGGACCTCAAGGCCCCGGAGAAGACCGCCGGCATCGAGCACTCGCATGCCGACGCGATGACGATCACCGACGCGCACGCCGTGCCGGTGCACGAGGAGACCGAGCGGCACACGGCCAAGGAACTCGGCATCCCGATGCCGTTGCCGACCGCCAAGCCGCTGTTCGTGGCGTTCATGATGGTCGTGATGTTCAGCGGCCTGCTCTTCCTGCGCAACGACATGTTCGCCGTGGCGATGACGCTCACCATCGGCGGAGGCGCGGCGATGGCCGTCGGCCTCTACCTGTGGCTCACCAGCCCCCTCGAGTAAACCGGAGCTATTGACGATGTCTGCGCATACTGCCGCTGCGCACGCCGCCGGTCACGAGGACGGCCACGTGCACCATCACTACACGACGACCGGGCTGGACAACCGGAAGATCGCCATCTGGGCGTTCATCGGGTCGGAGTGCATGCTCTTCGCGTCGCTGATCGCGACGTACCTGATCTACAAGGGCAAGTCGCTGGTCGGCCCCTTCCCGCACACGGAGTACGTGGACGCCGCGGGCAAGGTCTTCAAGCCGATCCTCGACATCCCCGTCACGTCGGCCTCGACCTTCGTGCTGCTGGCCTCGTCGTTCGCGATGGTGCTGGCCCTGCAGGCCGTGCAGCTCAAGGGCGTGCCGCTGCCCGCCGGCGCCGGCTGGTGGACGCGCGCCCAGCGCTCCTCGCAGCTCTGGCTCGGCGTCACGGCCTTCCTCGGCGCGACCTTCCTCGGCTTCCAGGCCTACGAGTTCACCGCCTTCGTGCACGAAGGCCTGACGATCAAGACCAACCTGTTCGGCTCGACGTTCTTCACGCTCACCGGCTTCCACGGCGCGCACGTGACGGTCGGCGTGCTCTGGCTGATGTCGTTGCTGTGGGTGGACCGCACGCGCGGCCTCGCAGGCCCGGGGGACGAGCTGCTCGTCGACATCACGGCGCTTTACTGGCACTTCGTCGACGTCGTCTGGATCGTGATCTTCACGCTCGTCTACCTCATCCAGTGAGCGGAGCAAGCGACATGGCACACGACAACAAGCACGCCGCCGCCCACGCGCACCCGAGCGGCAACACGTACCTGAAGGTCTTCGTCATCCTCACGGTGATCACGGTCATCGAGGTCTGGGCGTACTACATCCCGGCCCTCGTCGCCTCGCCGCTGTTCAATCCGTCGCTGATCGCGATGTCGGCGGCCAAGTTCGCCATCGTCGTCCTGTTCTACATGCACCTCAAGTTCGACCACAAGCTGTTCCGGGTGCTGTTCAGCGGGCCGCTCATCATCGCCGGCGCCACGATCGTCGCGCTGCTCTTCCTCTTCGGGCAGTTCGCGCTCTAAGGCGCCAGCCAGATCGGTGGGCACGAGGGGCGCCGCGACGACGTCGCGGCGCCCCTCTCCCTACTCCCCACCCAGAACGCCCTCCGTCTCCCGAGTAGTTTTCAGCCATGGGCCTGCCGCAGCTGTTCCTCCACCCGAATGTCGACCTCAGCCAGGGCGGCTTCACCGTCCACTGGTCCACGGTCATCGGCCTGCTCGCCCTGCAGGCCCTGTGGATCCTGCGCGTGCGCGCGCATCGGGGCGAGCACCGGCCCACGCCCTGGCAGGCGACGTCGTTCACGCTGGGGCTCGTGGTCATGTTCCTGTCGCTGAACGGGCCCATCCACGATATCTCGGACTACTACTTGTTCACGGGCCACATGGTGCAGCACCTCGTGCTCACCATCGTGACGCCCCCGCTGCTGCTCATGGGCACACCGGGCTGGATGCTGCGGCCGGCCCTGCGGGTGGGCTGGGTGAACGCGACGGCGCGTGTCGTGACCACGCCACGGGCGGCGATCACGCTCTTCAACCTCGTGCTCGCCGGCTGGCACCTGCCACCGCTCTACAACGCGGCGATGTACTACCATGAGGTGCACATCATCCAGCACCTCATGTTCCTCGTGACCGCGGTGCTGATGTGGTGGCCGATGCTGAGCCCGATGCCGGAGCTGCCGCGGCTCAGCTACCCCGGGCAGATGCTCTACAGCTTCGTCATGACGCTGCCGATGACGATCGTCTCGATCTTCATCGTGTACGCCGATCACGTGCTGTATCCGGCCTACGCCAGTTCGCCGCGGCTCTGGGGGCTGTCGCCGCTCGAGGACCAGCGCCTAGGCGGGCTCATCATGTGGATCCCTGGCGGGCTGTTCTTCTATCTCCTGACCAGCGTGATCTTCTTCAAGTGGGTCACGTCGGCGCGGGACGACCAAGCGGCGGCGCAGGTGCGCTAGTACGGCCCCATACAGCGACCGAGAAAGGGAGAGCGGTGTCTGGGCAGCGAAGTAGTCATGCTGGTAGAGGGGCGAGCTACCGATCGTCGTAGAATACTGCGTCAGGACTTGCGCCTATCCTAGCATCGTGCGAGGTTCTGCCAACAATGCGCTAATCAATCGATTCGAAAAACTCGGAGGTCCGTGATGTTTAGAATCGCCCCCCCCCTTCTACTCGCCCTGGCACTGGTGGCTGGCTGCTCGGCGGAAGGCTCGGCGCCACACGAACTCCGTGCGGCAATCGCGGACTCGCTTGCAATGCTGAGGGTCGAGGGGACGGCTCCGCTCTCGCCTGAACAAGCGACGAGGATAGAGCGGATTCGCACCCAGCCTCATGTAGTCGATCTCCAGTTGGCGCGCTTCGAGGAGCCAACGGCGAACGCGATTGCAATCGCGACTGCTGTGACGATTCCGCTAGACAGCGTCCGCATCGTGGGGTTCACGAGGAATGCGATGACCGTTCATGCGGATGGACGGACGTCATGGAGCGGGCAAGGTGATTCCCCCGGACAGACGATTCAACTTGTCTTCGGAAGTCTGGGCATGTACGCGAGCGCCACAGTGGGGCGGCACACCTACCGTGTTGAGCCTGTCGGGGGAGGAGTTCACGCAGTCACCCGCGTCGACTACCGGCTCCTGCCGACGGAGGAGCCAACCGCCAGCGGCGTTCTAGACGCAGATTCGGTCGGAAGAATCGACTCGACGTCACTCCGAGGTATCGACCCGACCGCAGGAGGTCTGGTATTGAGTGCGTCCGAGTCGGCATTCGGCAGCCAGAGAGCGAGTCTCCGACTAAGTCGCACGGCGGCCAGTATTTCGCAGACGGACACCACGACAGTTATGGTCGCATACACCTCAGCGGTTACAGCGGCCGTCCTCGAGCCAGCATCGTTCATTCAGCTTGCTGTGGACGAAACAAACACTGGATACGCGAATTCTGGAATCCCGTTGTTCATTCAACTTGTACACGCAGGAAAGGTACAGTACAGCGAACTTGGAAAATCGCACGATCAGCATCTCACTGCCTTCCGTGCTACAGCGGATGGGGTGATGGATGCCGTGCACGGTTGGCGCGACCAGTATCTGGCAGATGTCGCGGTGTTGCTGGTGGATGACGGCGAAGCGTGTGGCCTAGCATCCCAAATACTTGCGACCCACACGAGCGCATTTGCCGTTGTCCACCACGCTTGCGCTACGGGAAACTTCACGTTCGGGCATGAGATAGGGCATCTCCAAGGTGCGCGGCATCAACTGGCGTATGACCCTGCGACGTCGCCGTTCGCGTACGGACACGGTTTCGTTGCTCCGAGCAACTCATTCCGCACGGTTATGGCGGTCGTTGGACCGGCGCCGCGCGTGAACCACTGGTCAAACGACGATGACACAAACCCTGTCCGGGGTAGCGCTCAGAGTGAGGACAACGCCCGCGTTCTAAGCGAGACGCGATCAACAGTAGGCGCGTTCCGACGCCACATCTCGGTGGTGATCGACGGTCCAGCGTCCGTCCGCTCGTACGAGTTCTGTACATGGAACGCCGTAATCAGCGGCAATGTGCCTGCGGCTTCCTATCAGTGGGGCGGCGTCGCATCGGGTTCTGGATCGTCGATAACTGACGTGGTATCATCGACGGGAACCCTTAGTGTTGTCGTATACGACGCATACGGGCGCGGCAACGTGCATGAGCTACTGGTAACCGTCGACGATAACGGCCCGTCTTGTGGCGGAAACTCGTGACATTGCGCTTTCGCTCGGCGAGCCGAATGCCGCGATTGTGTCCTGCGCCTGCGAAGCACTCAGCGTGTTTGCGATTTGTACTTTCGTGCATCTTGGCTGTGTTGCCGAGCTGTGCGCCAAGCCGCCCACCGCTCGGCCCAACGCAACGACCGACAGACGTCGTCGGCTGCTACTCCACGACGTTGAGCAGATGGAGCGGACCACGCCTGTCGCCAAACCCGCCTTCGGTGATCGTCTTGCTCGATTCACTCGGAACCGTCGGGATCGAGTCTGGCGAGCGCCTTGCGAGGGGATATCCGTTGAACGCACCTTCGCCCTTTACAATGTCCTTCTGGCGTCGACTCGAGACCGAGCACTTGTACATCGTGTTTTCTAATGAAGGAGTAGTTGGTGTCAGGGCGAACCTTGTGTGGGGCTGGGGCGACGACTCGTGGCGCGGCACCGTGCACGCCTTCACGGATGTGCCGCCGTACTTGGAAGCGCGAGCAAGCATTCGCCTTGATCCACGGCCGTGCTGAGCTTGCGTTCGTGCCTACGCAGCGACCCCTTTTTCGTGCCTGCGCACTGGATGATGCTTCGCTATTGCGTCGCCTGATGGGCAGACCTTCCGGAAAAGAGGTTTTGCCTTATTCTACTCGTACATGCTTTACCGCCGTTCAGTCATGTGTTTCGCCGTTGTGGTCGTCTGCAGTGCTGGAGTCCAAGCGCAGGCGGCCCCCGGCACGAAGGCCGCGCCAAGTCCTGCGGCTCCGCCGGCGCGTCCGCCCGCATCCACCGCGGCCCGCCGTCCCGCGCCGCGGCCGGCCCTGCGTGCCACCACGCCGCGGGGCATCGAGATGCTCCGACGCGATCTCTCTCAGCTCATCAACGCCAGCACGATAAGCGGCGAGTGGGGCGTGATGGTCGTCTCGCTCGCGACCGGCGACACGCTGTTCTCCCGCGAGGCGGACGAGCTGCTCCTGCCGGCTTCGACGATGAAGCTCTACACCGCGGCGCTTGCCTTTGAGCGCTTCGGCCCCGCCCACCAGTTCCGCACGGACGTGCTGCGGGATGGATTCATCGCGGCCGACGGCACGCTCGACGGCAATCTCTATCTCAAGGGCGCTGGCGATCCGGCCCTCGGCGCACGCTATGCGCGCTGGAACGACGGCACGCCGCCGATGCAGTCGATCGCCGAGTTGGTGTATGCCAGCGGCGTACGACGCATCCGCGGCGACATCGTCGGCGATGCGTCGGCCTTCGAGAGCCGGCGCGTGCCCGAAGGCTGGCGCACGCGCTACCTGCAGGCGGGCTACGCCGCGCGGGTCTCGGCGCTCTCCGTGAACGAGAACATCGCGAACGTCGTCGTGCGGAGCACTGCGTCGGGCGCGACGGTCACCTTCGACGAGCCGCTGATCGACCTGCCGATCCATCCGACCGTCACCGTGCGCCCGGGCAGTCGTTCGGCACGCATCCGCGTCTGGCAGGACACCACGGAGGACCGATTCCGCGTGCACGGATGGATCGGGGCCTTGAGTCCGGAGCGCACGTATCGCGTGGTCGTCGAGCAGCCGGAGCGGTTTGCGGCGGCCGCGTTCCGTGCGGCGCTGCAGAAACGGGGCATCATCGTCGAAGGCGGGGCCCGTGCGGAAGCGGCGCCCCCGGAAGCCGAGCGGCTGACGGCCTGGGCCTCGCCGCCGCTGGCGCAGTTGGTACTGACGATGAACGGCGAGAGCAACAACCACTTCGCCGAACTGCTGTTCCGCAACGCAGCGCGCTCCGTGCGCGGCGTGGGCTCGGCCGAAGCGGCCAACGAGGCGCTGCGCAGCTTTCTCGCCGAGCGTGCCGGCGTGCGCCGCGACGCAGTGTATGCCGCAGACGGCAGCGGCCTCTCGACGCTGGACCGCGTGACGACGCGCTCGATGGTACAGTTGCTGGCCTACGCGCAACAGGCGCCGTGGGGCGAGGTGTTCCAGGCGACGCTGCCAGTCGCTGGCCGCTCGGAGACGCTGCGCACCCGCATGCGACGCACGGCGGCGGACAACAACCTGCGCGGCAAGACGGGCACGACGAACGACGTCAGTTCACTCGCCGGGTACGTGCGCACGAAGGACGGGGAGCTGCTGGCGTTCGCGTTCCTCTACAATGGGCGCGAGCTGTGGCGCGCGCGCGCGGCCATCGACGCGATGGGTGTGACGCTGGCGGGGTTTGCTAGGTGACTGGCTCGCTCAGGAGCATCGCCGATACCAGCTCCACGAGCCGATCGCCAATCCACCGACTGCTCCGACAACAATGTACGCCTTGCCCTTAACGGGACCTGACTCTCGCGTGCCGACTGTGCGAGGAACGCTCGCATAAACTGCCACGAGAGCGCCGGCGAGCGCACCGAGCCCGGCGCCCAGCACCATGTCGCGGGCAGGCCCGCGCGAGCAAGCCGGTGGCGCCGTGACCAGTTGTTCGCCATTCGCAGCGACCGCTGGCGGCTCGGCCCTCGCACGCAAGTGCCGAATCGTCTGTTGCGCCTCTGCGTCCCGCGGCAGGACGAGGGCCAGCGCGAGCATTAGTCTGGGCTGAAAGACGCGCATCGACGCTTTCACTCAGACTCAGCTGAGCAATGGCTTCTCCGGCGGCTTTGGATCCGTCGCCGCCGCCGCATCGAGCAACCGCACCGCCGTGTCCACATCCCCCTGCCGCACGACCAGCCGCACGGGATGCAGGATGTTGAGGAACGGCAGCATCTCACCCGCATTGTCCTTCAGCAGCATCGACGGGATGCTGTTGGCGTCGAGCACCGCCTGCGCAAACTCGGCTTCAATGCTGTTCTGGAACGTCCGGACCACGTACGCATTTTCTGGCATCGTGCCCTCCGGGCGGAACAGGTGAGCGGGAATCGTAGCACCGGCGCGCGGGCGCGGCTAGGTGTCGGTTCTAAGGACGTTGTTCACGCTGCATGAGGAAGTGGAGCAGCGGCGGGACGCGGCCGAGCGACCGGTGCGGCCGTTCGACGTTGTAGCAATCTAGGAAGTCGGGCAGCGCCGCGTTGCGGTGCGCCGAGGTCCGGTATGGCTTCTTGTAGGCCCAGCGGCGGAGCGCGGTCTGGATGAAGCGCTCCGCCTTGCCGTTCGTCTGCGGGCGGTAGGGCTTGGTGCGCAGGTGCCGGATCCCGTGCGCGGCCAGCGCGGCCTGCACCGCGTGGCTCGTGTACGCCTTGGCGTTGTCGGTCATCACACCGGTGACGGCGATGCCCAGCTGCGCAAACCAGCGGCGCGCCGCCTCGAGGAAGCGGGTGCACGCCGCCGCGTCCTGTGTCGGCAGCAGCGCCGCGTACGCGAGCCGCGTCGCGTCGTCGACCGCGACGTGGAGATGGTCCTGCCCGAGCCCCCGACGGCGGCCGACCTTCGAGCGGTTGCCGTGCGCGCGATGGCCCGCCGTGACGAAGCGATCGAGGGCCTTCGTGTCGACATGCACGAGCTCGCCGGGCGTCTCGCGCTGGTAGCGCGGCCCGCCCGTCGCCCCCGGGGCCCTTCAGCCGGCCCTGGCCCGCGCGCGTGAGGACCCGGCCCACGGTCGAGACCGCGAGCCCGAGCCGCTCCGCGATCTCCGGCCCGG is a window from the Pseudogemmatithrix spongiicola genome containing:
- the dacB gene encoding D-alanyl-D-alanine carboxypeptidase/D-alanyl-D-alanine endopeptidase — encoded protein: MLRRDLSQLINASTISGEWGVMVVSLATGDTLFSREADELLLPASTMKLYTAALAFERFGPAHQFRTDVLRDGFIAADGTLDGNLYLKGAGDPALGARYARWNDGTPPMQSIAELVYASGVRRIRGDIVGDASAFESRRVPEGWRTRYLQAGYAARVSALSVNENIANVVVRSTASGATVTFDEPLIDLPIHPTVTVRPGSRSARIRVWQDTTEDRFRVHGWIGALSPERTYRVVVEQPERFAAAAFRAALQKRGIIVEGGARAEAAPPEAERLTAWASPPLAQLVLTMNGESNNHFAELLFRNAARSVRGVGSAEAANEALRSFLAERAGVRRDAVYAADGSGLSTLDRVTTRSMVQLLAYAQQAPWGEVFQATLPVAGRSETLRTRMRRTAADNNLRGKTGTTNDVSSLAGYVRTKDGELLAFAFLYNGRELWRARAAIDAMGVTLAGFAR
- a CDS encoding M12 family metallo-peptidase, whose protein sequence is MFRIAPPLLLALALVAGCSAEGSAPHELRAAIADSLAMLRVEGTAPLSPEQATRIERIRTQPHVVDLQLARFEEPTANAIAIATAVTIPLDSVRIVGFTRNAMTVHADGRTSWSGQGDSPGQTIQLVFGSLGMYASATVGRHTYRVEPVGGGVHAVTRVDYRLLPTEEPTASGVLDADSVGRIDSTSLRGIDPTAGGLVLSASESAFGSQRASLRLSRTAASISQTDTTTVMVAYTSAVTAAVLEPASFIQLAVDETNTGYANSGIPLFIQLVHAGKVQYSELGKSHDQHLTAFRATADGVMDAVHGWRDQYLADVAVLLVDDGEACGLASQILATHTSAFAVVHHACATGNFTFGHEIGHLQGARHQLAYDPATSPFAYGHGFVAPSNSFRTVMAVVGPAPRVNHWSNDDDTNPVRGSAQSEDNARVLSETRSTVGAFRRHISVVIDGPASVRSYEFCTWNAVISGNVPAASYQWGGVASGSGSSITDVVSSTGTLSVVVYDAYGRGNVHELLVTVDDNGPSCGGNS
- a CDS encoding putative signal transducing protein, producing the protein MPENAYVVRTFQNSIEAEFAQAVLDANSIPSMLLKDNAGEMLPFLNILHPVRLVVRQGDVDTAVRLLDAAAATDPKPPEKPLLS
- a CDS encoding cytochrome C oxidase subunit IV family protein codes for the protein MAHDNKHAAAHAHPSGNTYLKVFVILTVITVIEVWAYYIPALVASPLFNPSLIAMSAAKFAIVVLFYMHLKFDHKLFRVLFSGPLIIAGATIVALLFLFGQFAL
- a CDS encoding integrase core domain-containing protein, producing the protein MHVDTKALDRFVTAGHRAHGNRSKVGRRRGLGQDHLHVAVDDATRLAYAALLPTQDAAACTRFLEAARRWFAQLGIAVTGVMTDNAKAYTSHAVQAALAAHGIRHLRTKPYRPQTNGKAERFIQTALRRWAYKKPYRTSAHRNAALPDFLDCYNVERPHRSLGRVPPLLHFLMQREQRP
- a CDS encoding cytochrome c oxidase assembly protein; translation: MGLPQLFLHPNVDLSQGGFTVHWSTVIGLLALQALWILRVRAHRGEHRPTPWQATSFTLGLVVMFLSLNGPIHDISDYYLFTGHMVQHLVLTIVTPPLLLMGTPGWMLRPALRVGWVNATARVVTTPRAAITLFNLVLAGWHLPPLYNAAMYYHEVHIIQHLMFLVTAVLMWWPMLSPMPELPRLSYPGQMLYSFVMTLPMTIVSIFIVYADHVLYPAYASSPRLWGLSPLEDQRLGGLIMWIPGGLFFYLLTSVIFFKWVTSARDDQAAAQVR
- a CDS encoding cytochrome c oxidase subunit 3, with product MSAHTAAAHAAGHEDGHVHHHYTTTGLDNRKIAIWAFIGSECMLFASLIATYLIYKGKSLVGPFPHTEYVDAAGKVFKPILDIPVTSASTFVLLASSFAMVLALQAVQLKGVPLPAGAGWWTRAQRSSQLWLGVTAFLGATFLGFQAYEFTAFVHEGLTIKTNLFGSTFFTLTGFHGAHVTVGVLWLMSLLWVDRTRGLAGPGDELLVDITALYWHFVDVVWIVIFTLVYLIQ
- the ctaD gene encoding cytochrome c oxidase subunit I; translated protein: MASIAAPTHAGSVSTPAEQTGIWSWITTVDHKRIGTLYLWTALIFFLIGGFEAVLIRTQLMRPNMGFVSAETYNQLFTMHGTTMVFLAVMPLSAAFFNYLIPLQIGARDVAFPRLNAFSYWVYLLGGIFITMPILFKVAPDGGWFGYAPLTTNRFSSGPNIDFWVLGLQILGVSSLAAAFNFITTIINMRAPGMSLMRMPMFTWMSFVVQFLIILAFPPITVALFFLLMDRFFGTNFYAIAAGADPLLWQHLFWVFGHPEVYILILPAFGLVSEVLPTFSKKPLFGYNVMVYSGIMIGFLGFGVWAHHMFAVGMGAVADSIFSLMTMLIAIPTGVKIFNWIATMWAGEIRFTVPMKFAIALIAMFTIGGISGVMHSSPPSDLQQTDTYFVVAHFHYVLFGGSIMGIFAGIYFYYPKMTGRHLDETLGNWHFWLNFIGMNLTFFPMHFSGLTGMSRRIYTYDAGQGWDLWNLLATYGTYLLVVATSVFVWNFVRSRTRGAIAGNDPWGAATLEWSIPSPPPEYNFAQLPEVTSRYPLWDLKAPEKTAGIEHSHADAMTITDAHAVPVHEETERHTAKELGIPMPLPTAKPLFVAFMMVVMFSGLLFLRNDMFAVAMTLTIGGGAAMAVGLYLWLTSPLE